In Oryza sativa Japonica Group chromosome 3, ASM3414082v1, one DNA window encodes the following:
- the LOC4332345 gene encoding sulfoquinovosyl transferase SQD2: MGQQAAEAQPLLLQGDQVDAEWGCRPHRIVLFVEPSPFAYISGYKNRFQNFIKHLREMGDEMLVVTTHKGAPEEFHGAKVIGSWSFPCPLYQNVPLSLALSPRIFSAVAKFKPDIIHATSPGVMVFGARFIAKMLSVPMVMSYHTHLPAYIPRYNLNWLLGPTWSLIRCLHRSADLTLVPSVAIAEDFETAKVVSANRVRLWNKGVDSESFHPKFRKHEMRIKLSGGEPEKPLIIHVGRFGREKNLDFLKRVMERLPGVRIAFVGDGPYRAELERMFTGMPAVFTGMLQGEELSQAYASGDLFAMPSESETLGQVVLESMASGVPVVAARAGGIPDIIPKDKEGKTSFLFTPGDLDECVRKIEQLLSSKVLRESIGRAAREEMEKCDWRAASKTIRNEHYCTATLYWRKKMGRTN; encoded by the exons atggggcagcaggcggcggaggcgcagcCGCTACTGCTGCAGGGGGACCAGGTGGACGCCGAGTGGGGCTGCAGGCCGCACCGCATTGTACTTTTCGTCGAGCCGTCGCCCTTCGC TTACATCTCTGGGTACAAGAATCGCTTCCAGAACTTCATCAAGCATCTGCGAGAGATGGGCGATGAG ATGTTGGTGGTGACCACGCACAAGGGAGCTCCCGAGGAGTTCCATGGAGCTAAAGTCATTGGTTCGTGGAG TTTTCCATGTCCGTTATACCAAAATGTTCCACTCTCGCTGGCGTTGAGCCCTAGGATATTTTCGGCGGTGGCTAAATTTAAGCCGGACATAATCCATGCTACTTCACCTGGAGTTATG GTTTTTGGTGCTCGCTTTATCGCAAAGATGCTTTCAGTCCCAATGGTGATGTCATATCATACCCACCTTCCAGC GTATATACCAAGATACAATTTAAATTGGTTACTTGGACCCACATGGAGTCTTATAA GATGTCTTCATAGGTCTGCAGATCTTACTCTAGTTCCGTCAGTAGCTATTGCCGAGGACTTTGAAACTGCGAAAGTAGTATCAG CAAATAGAGTTCGGCTTTGGAACAAAGGTGTTGATTCTGAAAGTTTCCATCCTAAATTTCGGAAGCATGAAATGCGCATTAAATTGAG TGGTGGTGAACCAGAAAAACCACTCATAATACATGTGGGTCGTTTCGGGCGTGAAAAGAATTTGGATTTTCTGAAAAG GGTTATGGAAAGGCTCCCAGGAGTAAGAATTGCTTTTGTTGGTGACGGACCATACAG GGCTGAGCTGGAAAGAATGTTTACTGGCATGCCTGCAGTATTCACTGGAATGCTCCAAGGCGAGGAGCTCTCACAAGCATATGCCAGTGGCGACTTGTTTGCAATGCCTTCAGAATCTGAGACACTTGGTCAAGTAGTGCTGGAGTCCATGGCTTCTGGAGTCCCAGTTGTCGCTGCTCGTGCTGGAGGTATACCTGATATAATACCCAAGGACAAGGAGGGTAAAACCAGTTTCTTGTTTACACCCGGGGATCTCGACGAGTGTGTGAGGAAGATCGAACAGCTCCTTTCGTCGAAGGTTCTAAGAGAATCCATTGGAAGGGCTGCtagggaggagatggagaagtGTGACTGGAGAGCAGCCTCGAAGACAATACGCAATGAGCACTACTGTACCGCAACGTTGTACTGGAGGAAGAAAATGGGCAGAACTAACTAG
- the LOC4332346 gene encoding josephin-like protein has translation MESGPKSEAKQDEEGSSAMGGGGGSSRSSKVYHERQRLQFCLLHALNNLMQEKESFTRAELDGIAGNLVQIDPNKEHWTPMSLIFKPHHNVFTGNYDVNVLITALEARKKKVIWHDHRKGASSIDLDADALFGLMINVPVRRFRGLWTGRHWVAIRSINGTWFNLDSDFSAPKEFQDKEKLIAFLDSILSQGGEVMIVLQDE, from the exons ATGGAATCGGGGCCCAAATCGGAAGCAAAACAAGACGAGGAGGGATCGAGtgcgatgggcggcggcggcggcagcagcagaagcagcaagGTGTATCACGAGAGGCAACGGCTGCAGTTCTGTCTCCTCCACGCCCTCAACAACCTTATGCAG GAAAAGGAATCTTTCACCCGAGCTGAGTTAGATGGGATTGCTGGAAATCTCGTCCAGATTGATCCAAATAAGGAGCACTGGACTCCTATGTCATTGATTTTTAAGCCCCACCACAACGTATTCACCGGGAACTATGATGTAAATGTACTCATCACAGCATTAGAAGCTAGAAAGAAGAAGGTAATCTGGCATGATCATCGGAAAGGGGCTTCTTCAATCGATCTGGATGCAGATGCATTGTTTGGTCTGATGATCAATGTACCCGTCAGGAGGTTCAGAGGGCTTTGGACTGGCCGGCATTGGGTGGCAATTCGAAGCATTAATGGCACTTGGTTTAATTTGGATAGTGATTTTTCTGCACCCAAGGAGTTTCAGGACAAAGAAAAACTTATTGCATTTCTAGACAGCATTCTCAGTCAAGGTGGAGAAGTCATGATAGTGCTGCAAGATGAATAA
- the LOC4332347 gene encoding peroxisomal nicotinamide adenine dinucleotide carrier, with protein sequence MSDALINGVAGAGGGIIAQLLTYPLQTVNARQQTERDPSKPAFKDGAVRQMCLVVKHEGWERLYGGLMPSLVGTAASQGVYYYFYQIFRSRAEAAALQRSRRGIGDGSVGMLQSLTVAALSGCVNVLLTNPIWVIVTRMQTHRKANKQQSPLDLTCVLDKALQAPAVENIPHKTIHVIQDLYKEAGFLGFWKGVVPALIMVSNPAIQFMLYETLLKKLKKRRASNLKGADGLTALEIFLLGAVAKLGATVVTYPLLVVKARLQVKQIIDDDKRHRYKGTFDAITKMIRYEGLSGLYKGMSTKIVQSVFASALLFMIKEELVKGARLLVTGNTSLVKKLPSKPLR encoded by the exons ATGTCGGACGCGCTGATcaacggcgtcgccggcgccggcggcgggatcaTCGCCCAGCTCCTCACCTACCCGCTCCAAACC GTGAACGCGCGGCAGCAGACGGAGCGCGACCCCTCCAAGCCGGCGTTCAAGGACGGCGCCGTCCGCCAGATGTGCCTg GTGGTGAAGCATGAAGGGTGGGAGCGGCTGTACGGCGGCCTCATGCCCTCGCTTGTTGGCACTGCGGCCTCCCAG GGTGTCTACTATTACTTCTACCAGATATTCCGGAGCAGGGCGGAGGCCGCGGCTCTCCAGCGATCCAGGAGAGGAATCGGCGATGGATCCGTCGGGATGCTCCAATCCCTCACTGTCGCTGCGCTTTCTGG ATGTGTTAATGTACTTCTCACAAACCCAATTTGGGTAATTGTTACACGAATGCAA ACTCACCGGAAGGCAAACAAACAGCAGAGTCCTCTGGATTTGACGTGTGTTCTTGACAAGGCCCTACAAGCTCCCGCTGTTGAAAACATACCTCACAAGACTATCCATGTT ATTCAGGACCTTTACAAAGAAGCTGGATTTTTGGGCTTCTGGAAAGGTGTAGTTCCAGCTCTTATTATG GTTAGCAACCCTGCAATCCAATTCATGTTGTACGAGACTCTTTTGAAGAAGTTGAAAAAGAGACGTGCCTCTAATTTGAAGGGAGCTGATGGACTGACTGCTCTTGAA ATTTTCCTTCTTGGTGCTGTTGCCAAACTGGGTGCGACTGTTGTTACATATCCTCTTCTAGTTGTGAAG gCAAGACTTCAGGTGAAGCAAATAATTGATGATGACAAGAGGCACCGCTACAAAG GCACATTTGATGCGATCACAAAGATGATACGTTATGAAGGTTTGTCAGGGCTTTATAAAGGAATGAGCACAAAAATCGTACAAAGTGTTTTTGCTTCTGCTCTCCTTTTTATGATTAAGGAGGAACTGGTGAAGGGCGCTCGATTATTGGTAACCGGCAACACCAGCCTTGTTAAGAAGTTACCATCGAAGCCATTAAGATGA
- the LOC4332348 gene encoding large ribosomal subunit protein uL4c, with protein MAASSVASTLLLSLSSSSSPFLSPTSVSFLPSAAAAASSSPRVAVAAGKQKAAISVLRALRAEAATLPVLSFTGEKVGEVALDLKSAPPSTARAVVHRAIITDRQNKRRGTASTLTRGEVRGGGRKPYQQKKTGKARRGSMRTPLRPGGGVIFGPKPRDWSIKINRKEKRLAISTALASAAVADDAFVVEEFDEEFAAGPKTRDFVAALQRWGLDPKEKAMFFATDFADNVRLSGRNIGSLKMLTPRTLNLYDILDARKLFFTPAAINYLNSRYGATVFDEYEDDTNGEDDGEEEAEELQEGEGSAEEAAQDEAAETEADSNS; from the exons atggccgcctcctccgtggCCTCGACTCTCCTCCTCTcgctctcctcttcctcctcgccctTCCTCTCCCCCACCTCGGTCTCCTTcctcccatccgccgccgccgccgcctcctcctccccgcgcgtcgccgtcgccgccggcaagcAGAAGGCGGCTATCTCCGTCCTCCGCGCCCTTCGCGCCGAGGCGGCCACCCTCCCGGTTCTCTCCTTCACCGGGGAGAAGGTCGGGGAGGTCGCCCTCGACCTCAAgtcggcgccgccctccaccgcgcgcgccgtcgtGCACCGCGCCATCATCACCGACCGCCAGAACAAGCGCCGCGGCACGGCCTCCACGCTCACCCGCGGCGAGGTCAGGGGAGGCGGCAGGAAGCCCTACCAGCAGAAGAAGACGGGGAAGGCGCGGCGCGGGTCGATGCGCACGCCGCtccgccccggcggcggcgtcatatTCGGGCCCAAGCCCCGCGACTGGTCCATCAAGATCAACCGCAAGGAGAAGCGCCTCGCCATCTCCACCGCGCTCGCCAGTGCCGCCGTGGCCGACGATGCATTCGTCGTGGAGGAGTTCGACGAGGAGTTCGCCGCGGGTCCCAAGACCAGGGACTTCGTGGCCGCGCTTCAGCGGTGGGGGCTCGACCCCAAGGAGAAGGCCATGTTCTTCGCCACGGATTTTGCAGACAATGTGCGGCTCAGCGGAAGGAACATTGGCTCCCTCAAGATGCTAACCCCCAGGACTCTCAACCTATACGACATCCTCGATGCCCGCAAGCTCTTCTTCACCCCGGCCGCCATTAACTATCTCAACTCCAGGTATGGTGCCACCGTTTTTGATGAATATGAGGATGATACCAATGGCGAGGATGATGGTGAGGAGGAAGCAGAGGAGTTGCAAGAAGGAGAAGGGAGCGCAGAGGAGGCTGCTCAAG ATGAGGCTGCAGAGACTGAGGCTGATAGCAATTCCTAG